One region of Kazachstania africana CBS 2517 chromosome 3, complete genome genomic DNA includes:
- the KAFR0C03980 gene encoding ankyrin repeat domain-containing protein (similar to Saccharomyces cerevisiae AVO2 (YMR068W); ancestral locus Anc_2.639) codes for MLADPRERLRHAIISGNLLIVKRLLRRFPHLLYNNDPKNGWSSLHYASYHGHYLICLHLIQLGHEKVELSKTYKGNTCVHLSLIQGQEQTAHLLLQYFPNLINVPNNDGMLPIHIVCMHNYVQCLRLLVNVTTDINVKDRNDNTPIRICLEYNSLQCLELLLDRCQDQDKNIIDNIDVAMTFDLAKKYKSMVRRDKKSTMNIYKTPNLDKNEPTFNNEFGVPSPILNSVVASPPAKHSLFKISTSIINNGVSPIKSPKLDIPTFTRTNRRSN; via the coding sequence ATGTTAGCAGATCCACGAGAAAGATTACGCCACGCAATCATATCAGGGAACTTGCTAATAGTAAAAAGATTGCTGAGGCGCTTTCCTCATTTGTTGTATAACAATGATCCAAAGAACGGGTGGAGTTCGTTACATTATGCATCGTATCATGGCCACTATCTTATATGCTTACATTTGATCCAATTGGGACATGAGAAAGTGGAATTGAGCAAAACTTACAAAGGGAATACATGTGTGcatttatcattaataCAAGGACAAGAACAAACAGCACATTTACTTTTACAATATTTCCCAAACCTTATCAACGTGCCAAATAATGATGGAATGTTACCCATTCATATTGTATGTATGCACAATTACGTTCAATGCCTACGGTTACTAGTGAACGTGACTACAGACATAAATGTAAAAGATCGTAATGATAATACACCAATACGCATTTGCTTGGAATACAATAGTCTTCAATGCCTTGAACTATTATTGGATAGATGTCAAGATCAAGATAAGAACATTATTGATAACATTGATGTGGCAATGACATTTGATCTTGCCAAGAAATACAAATCTATGGTCAGAAGAGATAAAAAAAGTACaatgaatatttataaGACACCTAATTTAGATAAAAATGAACCCACcttcaataatgaatttggaGTACCGTcaccaattttgaatagtGTTGTAGCTAGTCCACCAGCGAAACATTCTCTATTTAAGATATCCACTTCCATTATTAATAATGGGGTATCTCCAATCAAATCACCAAAATTGGATATACCGACATTTACACGAACGAATAGGAGATCGAATTAA